From the genome of Mixophyes fleayi isolate aMixFle1 chromosome 2, aMixFle1.hap1, whole genome shotgun sequence, one region includes:
- the GPM6B gene encoding neuronal membrane glycoprotein M6-b isoform X5: MGCFECCIKCLGGVPYASLVATILCFSGVALFCGCGHVALTGTVTILEQHFSSNASDHALLTEVIQLMQYVIYGIASFFFLYGIILLAEGFYTTSAVKELHSEFKTTACGRCISGMFVFLTYILGVAWLGVFGFSAVPVFMFYNMWSSCEVLKGLPVNLTTTADQICVDIRQYGIIPWSALPGKACGSALENICSTNEFYMSYHLFIVACAGAGATVIALIHFLMILASNWAYLKDASKTQAYQDIKAKEEQELQDIQSRSKEQLNSYT; this comes from the exons GTTGCTTTGAGTGCTGCATTAAGTGCTTGGGAGGAGTTCCATACGCTTCACTGGTGGCCACCATCCTGTGCTTTTCTGGAGTGGCCCTCTTCTGTGGCTGCGGTCATGTGGCCCTCACTGGAACAGTAACCATCCTTGAACAGCACTTCTCATCGAATGCTAGTGACCATGCCCTTCTGACTGAAGT AATCCAGTTAATGCAGTATGTCATCTATGGAATTGCATCTTTCTTCTTCCTGTATGGAATCATTCTGTTGGCAGAGGGTTTCTATACTACCAGCGCAGTGAAAGAATTGCACAGCGAATTTAAAACTACGGCATGTGGACGATGCATCAGCGGAATG TTTGTGTTTCTTACCTACATCCTGGGGGTGGCCTGGCTAGGAGTATTTGGCTTCTCTGCAGTTCCTGTCTTCATGTTTTACAACATGTGGTCATCTTGTGAAGTTCTCAAAGGATTGCCTGTAAACCTGACTACTACAGCGGATCAGATCTGTGTAGACATCCGGCAGTATG GTATTATTCCATGGAGTGCCTTGCCTGGAAAAGCTTGTGGATCAGCTTTGGAAAACATATGCAGTACCAATGAG TTCTACATGTCCTACCATCTCTTTATTGTGGCCTGTGCTGGGGCAGGAGCTACTGTTATTGCCCTG ATTCACTTCCTCATGATTCTGGCTTCTAATTGGGCCTACTTAAAGGATGCAAGCAAAACGCAGGCCTACCAAGACATTAAAGCTAAAGAAGAGCAAGAACTTCAAGATATCCAGTCACGGTCAAAAGAACAGCTCAATTCTTACACATAA
- the GPM6B gene encoding neuronal membrane glycoprotein M6-b isoform X4, with amino-acid sequence MKPTMETAAEETTEQSQERKGCFECCIKCLGGVPYASLVATILCFSGVALFCGCGHVALTGTVTILEQHFSSNASDHALLTEVIQLMQYVIYGIASFFFLYGIILLAEGFYTTSAVKELHSEFKTTACGRCISGMFVFLTYILGVAWLGVFGFSAVPVFMFYNMWSSCEVLKGLPVNLTTTADQICVDIRQYGIIPWSALPGKACGSALENICSTNEFYMSYHLFIVACAGAGATVIALIHFLMILASNWAYLKDASKTQAYQDIKAKEEQELQDIQSRSKEQLNSYT; translated from the exons GTTGCTTTGAGTGCTGCATTAAGTGCTTGGGAGGAGTTCCATACGCTTCACTGGTGGCCACCATCCTGTGCTTTTCTGGAGTGGCCCTCTTCTGTGGCTGCGGTCATGTGGCCCTCACTGGAACAGTAACCATCCTTGAACAGCACTTCTCATCGAATGCTAGTGACCATGCCCTTCTGACTGAAGT AATCCAGTTAATGCAGTATGTCATCTATGGAATTGCATCTTTCTTCTTCCTGTATGGAATCATTCTGTTGGCAGAGGGTTTCTATACTACCAGCGCAGTGAAAGAATTGCACAGCGAATTTAAAACTACGGCATGTGGACGATGCATCAGCGGAATG TTTGTGTTTCTTACCTACATCCTGGGGGTGGCCTGGCTAGGAGTATTTGGCTTCTCTGCAGTTCCTGTCTTCATGTTTTACAACATGTGGTCATCTTGTGAAGTTCTCAAAGGATTGCCTGTAAACCTGACTACTACAGCGGATCAGATCTGTGTAGACATCCGGCAGTATG GTATTATTCCATGGAGTGCCTTGCCTGGAAAAGCTTGTGGATCAGCTTTGGAAAACATATGCAGTACCAATGAG TTCTACATGTCCTACCATCTCTTTATTGTGGCCTGTGCTGGGGCAGGAGCTACTGTTATTGCCCTG ATTCACTTCCTCATGATTCTGGCTTCTAATTGGGCCTACTTAAAGGATGCAAGCAAAACGCAGGCCTACCAAGACATTAAAGCTAAAGAAGAGCAAGAACTTCAAGATATCCAGTCACGGTCAAAAGAACAGCTCAATTCTTACACATAA
- the GPM6B gene encoding neuronal membrane glycoprotein M6-b isoform X6 gives MKPTMETAAEETTEQSQERKGCFECCIKCLGGVPYASLVATILCFSGVALFCGCGHVALTGTVTILEQHFSSNASDHALLTEVIQLMQYVIYGIASFFFLYGIILLAEGFYTTSAVKELHSEFKTTACGRCISGMFVFLTYILGVAWLGVFGFSAVPVFMFYNMWSSCEVLKGLPVNLTTTADQICVDIRQYGIIPWSALPGKACGSALENICSTNEFYMSYHLFIVACAGAGATVIALLIYMMATTYNYAVLKFKSREDCCTKF, from the exons GTTGCTTTGAGTGCTGCATTAAGTGCTTGGGAGGAGTTCCATACGCTTCACTGGTGGCCACCATCCTGTGCTTTTCTGGAGTGGCCCTCTTCTGTGGCTGCGGTCATGTGGCCCTCACTGGAACAGTAACCATCCTTGAACAGCACTTCTCATCGAATGCTAGTGACCATGCCCTTCTGACTGAAGT AATCCAGTTAATGCAGTATGTCATCTATGGAATTGCATCTTTCTTCTTCCTGTATGGAATCATTCTGTTGGCAGAGGGTTTCTATACTACCAGCGCAGTGAAAGAATTGCACAGCGAATTTAAAACTACGGCATGTGGACGATGCATCAGCGGAATG TTTGTGTTTCTTACCTACATCCTGGGGGTGGCCTGGCTAGGAGTATTTGGCTTCTCTGCAGTTCCTGTCTTCATGTTTTACAACATGTGGTCATCTTGTGAAGTTCTCAAAGGATTGCCTGTAAACCTGACTACTACAGCGGATCAGATCTGTGTAGACATCCGGCAGTATG GTATTATTCCATGGAGTGCCTTGCCTGGAAAAGCTTGTGGATCAGCTTTGGAAAACATATGCAGTACCAATGAG TTCTACATGTCCTACCATCTCTTTATTGTGGCCTGTGCTGGGGCAGGAGCTACTGTTATTGCCCTG CTGATCTACATGATGGCAACCACATATAACTATGCCGTTTTGAAGTTTAAGAGTCGGGAGGATTGCTGCACTAAATTCTAA